In Azotosporobacter soli, a genomic segment contains:
- the recJ gene encoding single-stranded-DNA-specific exonuclease RecJ, with the protein MLTRFQEDFLEKRGIPAEERERFVKAEVAELREPGLLKGVLEAAALIEAAIAADKHIWIVGDFDADGVTSTALLLLALKQLGAKNLNWYINSRFELGYGFQVGTLEEMALQGAIDLIITVDNGISALEAVREARARGIDVIVTDHHDLAAELPDANVIINPKQPDCLYPDKNLAGVGVAFKLVQQLFNGRKQPRQALMYLDLAAMGTVADVMTLVGENRIIVKNGLTLMNWPQARAGIKAIKQVFKISGDIRAYHLGFMFGPALNAQGRIVGIPTMAIELLTTRDAARAEKLAEELHAINCERQELTKAQVEQAMKYIGLTEKRFIVYYEAELHEGIVGLIAGRVKEKYGVPTLVLTTDKEAGLVKGSARSVSGFDIKENLIDGCADLLVRGGGHAMAAGVSLKEENIPALEARLLELAQQYPEEVFHPEPGVDFVMKEEEFSLQLVDEIEALAPFGTGFPSPLFKLEQFFVQKKMYMGKEKQHVKLVGERGVELVAFGQAQLYRTAGEPNYVGGIGHPVKNEWQGRSSLQFNIKGEHLIVL; encoded by the coding sequence ATGCTGACAAGATTTCAAGAAGATTTTTTAGAAAAACGCGGCATTCCGGCGGAGGAACGGGAACGTTTCGTCAAAGCGGAGGTGGCTGAGCTGCGCGAGCCCGGCCTGCTAAAAGGCGTCTTAGAGGCGGCGGCGCTGATCGAAGCGGCCATAGCTGCAGATAAACATATTTGGATCGTCGGGGATTTTGACGCGGACGGCGTCACATCAACTGCCTTGCTCTTGCTGGCGCTGAAGCAGTTAGGCGCAAAAAATTTAAACTGGTACATCAATAGTCGCTTTGAGCTGGGCTACGGTTTTCAAGTCGGTACGCTCGAGGAGATGGCGCTGCAGGGAGCGATTGACCTGATCATCACGGTCGATAACGGAATCAGCGCATTGGAGGCGGTGCGCGAGGCGCGCGCACGCGGCATCGACGTGATCGTCACCGATCACCATGATTTGGCGGCCGAGCTGCCGGATGCGAATGTGATCATCAATCCGAAACAGCCGGACTGTCTTTATCCCGATAAGAATCTGGCCGGCGTCGGCGTCGCGTTCAAACTGGTGCAGCAACTCTTCAACGGACGCAAGCAGCCGCGCCAGGCGCTGATGTATCTAGATCTGGCTGCGATGGGCACGGTCGCCGACGTGATGACGCTGGTCGGCGAAAACCGGATCATCGTCAAAAACGGCCTAACGCTGATGAACTGGCCGCAGGCGAGAGCCGGAATCAAGGCGATCAAGCAGGTCTTTAAGATCAGCGGCGATATCCGCGCTTATCATCTCGGCTTTATGTTCGGTCCGGCGCTGAATGCGCAAGGGCGGATCGTCGGAATTCCGACGATGGCGATCGAACTGTTGACGACGCGCGATGCGGCGCGGGCCGAGAAGCTGGCCGAAGAATTGCACGCGATCAACTGCGAGCGTCAGGAACTGACGAAGGCGCAGGTGGAACAGGCGATGAAGTACATCGGTCTGACGGAGAAACGTTTCATCGTTTATTATGAAGCGGAGCTGCACGAGGGCATCGTCGGTCTGATCGCCGGGCGGGTCAAAGAAAAATACGGCGTGCCGACGCTGGTCCTGACGACGGACAAGGAAGCAGGACTCGTCAAGGGCTCGGCGCGTTCGGTGAGCGGTTTCGATATCAAGGAGAATCTGATCGACGGCTGCGCGGACTTATTGGTACGCGGCGGCGGTCATGCGATGGCTGCCGGCGTCAGCTTGAAAGAGGAAAATATCCCGGCGCTCGAAGCGCGGCTGCTCGAATTGGCGCAGCAGTATCCGGAGGAGGTTTTTCACCCGGAACCCGGCGTCGACTTCGTGATGAAAGAAGAAGAGTTCAGTTTGCAGCTTGTCGATGAGATTGAAGCGCTGGCGCCGTTCGGTACTGGATTCCCTTCGCCGCTTTTCAAACTGGAGCAGTTCTTCGTGCAGAAGAAGATGTATATGGGCAAGGAAAAACAGCACGTGAAGCTGGTCGGCGAGCGGGGCGTCGAGCTGGTCGCATTCGGCCAGGCGCAGCTCTATCGCACGGCCGGTGAGCCGAACTATGTCGGCGGCATCGGGCATCCGGTCAAGAATGAATGGCAGGGGCGCAGCAGCCTGCAATTCAATATTAAGGGCGAACATCTAATCGTGCTCTAG
- the rmuC gene encoding DNA recombination protein RmuC, whose translation MAQNTIWLMLAVQGLGLLLLLILLVKVSGRGQGDTAAKLAVLESALERLERNFAAEAGKNRQEAALSAKDLRAEVAKGLKDAADSMARQMAGHGQLQAAHNENLVKQLQTLTAANEERMEKVRQAVEKKLKDIQDDNGKKLEEMRKTVDEKLHETLEKRLGESFKLVSDRLEQVHKGLGEMQTLASGVGDLKRVLTNVKTRGIWGEIQLGNLLEQVLTAEQYEQNVATKPGSNERVEFAIKLPGRDKEGSVVWLPIDAKFPQEDYQRLLEAQEAANPVLAEEAAKALELRVKSEAKDIAAKYISVPQTTEFAILFLPTEGLYAEVLRRPGLSEQLMREQRVVIAGPTTLGALLNSLQMGFRTLAIERRSSEVWGLLGAVKTEFGKFGDLLDKTGKKLQEASNTIDSAARRSRAIERKLRDVQELPSPEAVQLLGPLGENEATE comes from the coding sequence ATGGCGCAAAATACGATTTGGCTTATGCTTGCGGTACAGGGGCTGGGCCTTTTACTGTTACTTATCTTGCTGGTCAAAGTGTCGGGGCGCGGGCAGGGCGATACGGCGGCAAAATTGGCCGTACTGGAGAGTGCACTGGAGCGGCTGGAGCGGAATTTCGCCGCCGAAGCGGGAAAAAACAGGCAGGAGGCCGCTCTCAGCGCCAAGGACCTGCGGGCGGAAGTGGCCAAAGGGCTGAAAGACGCCGCGGACTCGATGGCACGCCAGATGGCCGGGCATGGACAGCTGCAGGCAGCGCATAATGAGAATCTGGTGAAGCAGCTGCAGACGCTGACCGCGGCCAATGAAGAGCGCATGGAAAAGGTGCGCCAGGCGGTAGAAAAGAAACTCAAGGATATTCAGGACGATAACGGCAAGAAGCTGGAGGAAATGCGTAAGACGGTGGATGAAAAACTGCATGAGACGCTGGAGAAACGTCTGGGCGAAAGCTTTAAGCTGGTCAGTGACCGTCTGGAACAGGTGCATAAGGGCTTGGGTGAGATGCAGACGCTCGCTTCCGGCGTCGGCGATCTGAAACGGGTGCTGACCAATGTGAAGACGCGCGGCATCTGGGGTGAGATCCAACTTGGCAACTTATTGGAACAGGTGCTGACCGCCGAACAATATGAACAGAATGTCGCAACGAAACCGGGCAGCAATGAGCGGGTCGAATTTGCGATTAAGCTGCCGGGCCGTGATAAAGAGGGTAGCGTCGTCTGGCTGCCGATCGATGCCAAGTTTCCGCAGGAAGATTATCAGCGTCTGCTTGAAGCGCAGGAGGCGGCCAATCCGGTGCTGGCGGAAGAAGCGGCTAAGGCGCTGGAATTGCGCGTGAAAAGTGAGGCTAAGGATATTGCCGCAAAATATATCAGTGTGCCGCAGACAACGGAGTTTGCCATTCTGTTTTTGCCGACCGAAGGTTTATATGCCGAAGTGCTGCGTCGTCCGGGTCTGTCGGAACAGCTGATGCGCGAGCAGCGCGTCGTGATTGCCGGACCGACGACGCTCGGCGCACTGTTGAACAGTCTACAGATGGGCTTTCGGACACTGGCGATCGAGCGGCGCAGTTCGGAAGTATGGGGGCTGCTCGGCGCGGTCAAGACTGAGTTCGGCAAATTCGGCGACCTCTTAGATAAGACCGGCAAAAAATTGCAGGAAGCCAGCAATACCATCGACAGCGCCGCGCGACGCTCGCGCGCGATCGAACGGAAATTACGCGATGTGCAGGAATTGCCGTCGCCGGAAGCGGTTCAACTGCTAGGGCCGCTGGGTGAAAATGAAGCGACGGAGTAG
- a CDS encoding GDSL-type esterase/lipase family protein, producing MKRWIIMAACLLLTIVGQNQLAEASAAAVKPQPITQSLEQAATDRPLLSWSLVPGSASYEVEFLEKMPENPNASDASKYRLRAVRDIFTLGYQADLSDYPGKAVYWRVRGLTLDGRPVGVFSDAQKITLQHGRITLLRPTLTARFNEAGQATPLYPVYAWIPVPGAYAYEVEVLDQAPEATEEDSTAASSHRIWRKRVEGYDCYDDVARIRPGVYYWRVRGLDALGGPIGGFSSTGQFRVDLSQAVYAATLGDSITHGGGDVSYSPADREYCYQTYLDFPTVNLGRSGDTARQILNRFEADVVPYHPQNLIILAGTNSLRDGVNADTVIRELTALRQKCLNWGIRPIFLTLPPLNPTLIAQVSESSTARNWRSEYDKVNRFILSQPYCIDIAPSLSDEKGWLPEEYAMDGLHPGVEAKKIMARIINENWSRVSQ from the coding sequence ATGAAAAGATGGATCATAATGGCAGCCTGTTTACTGCTTACTATAGTAGGGCAAAATCAGCTTGCGGAGGCTAGCGCAGCGGCAGTGAAGCCGCAGCCGATCACACAATCTTTAGAGCAGGCTGCGACGGATCGACCGCTCTTGTCTTGGAGTCTGGTTCCGGGTTCGGCTTCCTATGAAGTGGAATTTTTGGAGAAGATGCCGGAAAATCCGAATGCTAGCGATGCTTCCAAGTATCGGCTGCGCGCGGTGCGCGATATTTTTACGCTCGGCTATCAGGCGGATTTGTCCGACTATCCGGGCAAGGCGGTCTATTGGCGTGTGCGCGGCTTGACGCTCGATGGCCGCCCGGTCGGCGTGTTTTCCGATGCGCAGAAGATCACGCTGCAACACGGGCGGATCACTCTCTTGCGTCCGACGTTGACCGCGCGTTTTAACGAAGCGGGACAGGCAACGCCGCTTTATCCGGTCTATGCCTGGATTCCGGTACCGGGAGCGTATGCATATGAAGTCGAAGTGCTGGATCAGGCGCCGGAAGCGACGGAAGAGGACAGCACGGCAGCGTCTTCGCATCGTATTTGGCGCAAGCGGGTCGAAGGTTATGATTGCTATGACGATGTGGCGCGTATCCGGCCCGGCGTTTATTATTGGCGTGTGCGCGGTCTGGACGCGCTGGGCGGACCGATTGGCGGCTTTTCCTCGACCGGGCAGTTTCGCGTCGATTTGAGTCAGGCTGTTTACGCAGCGACGCTCGGCGACAGCATTACGCACGGCGGCGGTGACGTGTCGTATTCACCGGCGGATCGTGAATATTGCTATCAGACGTATTTGGACTTTCCTACGGTCAATTTGGGACGCAGCGGCGACACGGCGCGGCAAATTTTGAACCGCTTCGAGGCCGATGTCGTACCGTATCACCCGCAAAATCTGATCATCTTGGCGGGCACGAACAGTTTACGCGACGGCGTAAACGCCGATACGGTGATCCGTGAACTTACCGCGTTGCGGCAAAAATGTCTGAACTGGGGCATCCGGCCTATTTTTCTGACGCTGCCGCCGCTGAACCCGACGCTGATTGCGCAGGTGTCGGAGAGCAGCACTGCACGCAACTGGCGCAGTGAATATGATAAGGTGAATCGTTTCATCCTCAGCCAACCGTATTGCATCGACATAGCGCCGAGTCTCAGCGATGAAAAAGGCTGGCTACCGGAAGAGTATGCGATGGACGGTTTGCATCCCGGCGTCGAAGCGAAGAAGATCATGGCCCGAATCATTAATGAGAACTGGAGCCGAGTGAGCCAATAG
- a CDS encoding LrgB family protein, with protein MSMLSLFLTLLIYAAAKAGYRRWSYAIFSPLVICPLLLISLLLLNHIPYAFYQSGTDSLTQMLQPATVAFAVPLYKYRHLIKEYAGELVAGVLGGSVVAILSSLIYAKWLHIDNLELLGSLAPRSITTPMAMNASQSIGGVPAMTAVFVILTGLTGILVAPLLLRVLPLKNRISQGMLLGMGAHAAGTAKAYELGNQHGAIASLTMIFAGVATLLLAPFVVPAFMQFLTFSF; from the coding sequence ATGAGTATGCTCAGTCTTTTTTTAACGCTGCTGATCTACGCGGCCGCCAAAGCAGGCTATCGTCGCTGGTCCTACGCGATCTTCTCGCCGCTGGTCATTTGCCCGCTGCTGCTCATCAGCTTGTTGCTCTTAAACCACATTCCCTATGCTTTTTATCAAAGCGGCACCGATTCGTTGACGCAGATGCTGCAACCAGCCACCGTCGCGTTTGCGGTCCCTTTATACAAATACCGCCATTTGATCAAAGAATATGCCGGCGAACTCGTGGCCGGCGTGCTCGGCGGTTCCGTAGTCGCGATTTTAAGCTCGCTGATTTACGCCAAGTGGCTGCATATCGACAATCTCGAACTGTTAGGCAGCCTGGCGCCGCGCTCGATCACCACGCCGATGGCGATGAACGCCTCGCAATCGATCGGCGGCGTCCCGGCCATGACCGCAGTCTTCGTGATTTTGACCGGCCTTACCGGCATCCTTGTCGCGCCGCTCTTGCTGCGCGTCCTGCCGCTTAAGAACCGGATCAGCCAGGGCATGCTGCTCGGCATGGGCGCTCATGCCGCCGGAACGGCCAAGGCTTATGAACTCGGCAACCAGCACGGCGCGATTGCCAGTCTGACGATGATTTTTGCCGGCGTAGCCACGTTGCTGCTTGCGCCGTTTGTCGTCCCGGCCTTCATGCAGTTTCTGACCTTCTCGTTTTAA
- a CDS encoding CidA/LrgA family holin-like protein has protein sequence MKILTIMFQVGVLFAFAQLGSVIANSLHLPLPGSIVGIFLVFLLLQAGILRLEWLESGADCLIAELMLFFIPSAVGVVQYQQMMLVSGLRFELVILLSTLTVMICTGVLAETIHRLGTPKEKTS, from the coding sequence ATGAAAATCCTAACGATCATGTTTCAAGTCGGTGTGCTCTTCGCGTTCGCGCAGTTGGGCTCTGTCATCGCAAACTCGCTTCATCTGCCTTTGCCCGGCAGCATCGTCGGCATCTTCCTCGTCTTTCTTCTGCTCCAGGCCGGAATCTTGCGCCTGGAATGGCTGGAAAGCGGCGCCGACTGTCTGATCGCCGAGCTGATGCTGTTTTTTATTCCCTCTGCGGTAGGCGTCGTCCAGTACCAACAGATGATGCTGGTCAGCGGTCTGCGCTTTGAACTCGTCATCCTCTTAAGCACCCTGACCGTGATGATCTGCACCGGCGTGTTGGCGGAAACAATCCATCGCCTCGGAACGCCAAAGGAGAAGACCTCATGA
- a CDS encoding LysR family transcriptional regulator produces MDIRNLAYFIEVARQKNFSKAAETLHVSQPSISKAVKDLENRLNVTLFYRSTKYVELTDAGETILEQAQQIVSSFQNLTAQLDGLTQIRTGTIHIGFPPITAVTSFSHLLSAFRRAYPQIQIHLYESGPKKVEASVQDGLLDLGLFTPDDASDEYDRIWFEQDPLDVILHPGHPLTSRSQLVLQDLAKEQFILFSSEYKLHDMIIDCCKKAGFSPSIALETAQRELMTQMVAANMGIALLPHKICAALDPAQIASRPLSDPTICLRLALVWKKRRYLSHAARELLTFAQTFQHK; encoded by the coding sequence TTGGATATACGAAACCTTGCCTATTTCATCGAAGTCGCCCGGCAGAAAAATTTCAGCAAGGCGGCGGAAACCTTGCATGTCTCACAACCGTCGATCAGTAAGGCGGTCAAGGATTTGGAAAACAGACTGAACGTCACGCTTTTTTACCGAAGCACCAAATACGTCGAGTTGACCGATGCCGGCGAAACGATTCTCGAGCAGGCGCAGCAGATCGTCTCCTCGTTTCAAAATCTCACGGCTCAGCTAGATGGGCTCACGCAGATCCGAACCGGCACGATCCATATCGGTTTTCCGCCGATTACCGCGGTAACAAGCTTCTCACACCTGTTGAGCGCTTTTCGCCGCGCTTATCCGCAGATTCAGATCCATCTCTATGAATCCGGGCCGAAAAAAGTCGAGGCTTCCGTTCAGGACGGTCTCTTGGACCTCGGTCTCTTCACGCCGGACGACGCCAGCGATGAATATGACCGCATCTGGTTCGAACAGGATCCGCTCGATGTCATCCTTCACCCCGGTCATCCTTTGACTTCGCGTTCGCAGCTCGTCCTTCAGGATCTGGCGAAAGAACAGTTCATCCTCTTCAGCAGCGAATACAAACTGCATGATATGATCATCGATTGTTGCAAGAAAGCCGGCTTCTCGCCGTCGATCGCGCTCGAGACCGCGCAGCGTGAGCTGATGACGCAGATGGTAGCCGCCAACATGGGCATTGCGCTCTTGCCGCATAAGATCTGCGCAGCGCTTGATCCGGCGCAGATCGCCTCACGACCACTCAGCGATCCGACCATCTGCCTGCGTCTGGCGCTGGTCTGGAAAAAGCGCCGTTACCTGTCGCACGCCGCGCGCGAACTGCTTACCTTCGCACAAACCTTTCAGCATAAATGA
- the thiW gene encoding energy coupling factor transporter S component ThiW, which yields MPLRQLTFSALFVAIAVFSAHIVYIPVGIAKCFPIQHAINVLLAVLLGTRYAVSAAFTTSLLRNLLGTGSLLAFPGSMIGAACAGFLYQKTGRIWGAILGEIIGTGLIGGLLAFPIAKFLLGSQVGAFFFIIPFLISTTGGSLLAYLLCQTPLASFCRERLGQ from the coding sequence ATGCCGCTACGCCAACTGACTTTTAGCGCTTTATTCGTCGCCATCGCCGTCTTTTCCGCCCATATCGTCTATATCCCGGTCGGCATCGCCAAATGCTTTCCGATCCAGCATGCGATCAATGTCCTGCTGGCCGTGCTGCTCGGCACTCGCTATGCGGTCAGTGCAGCCTTTACCACCTCACTACTGCGCAATCTGCTCGGCACAGGCTCCTTGCTCGCGTTCCCCGGCAGCATGATTGGCGCAGCCTGCGCCGGTTTCTTGTACCAAAAAACCGGGCGCATCTGGGGCGCGATCCTCGGCGAAATCATCGGTACCGGACTGATCGGCGGCTTGTTGGCCTTTCCGATCGCCAAATTCCTCCTTGGCTCGCAGGTCGGTGCTTTTTTCTTCATCATTCCGTTTCTGATCAGCACCACCGGCGGCAGCCTGCTCGCCTATCTGCTCTGTCAAACGCCGCTTGCCTCGTTCTGCCGCGAGCGCTTGGGGCAATGA
- the thiM gene encoding hydroxyethylthiazole kinase, whose product MNLKQQLAEALERVQAQNPLIHQLTNFVTANDCANVTLALGASPVMADDPGEAAEMSSAADALVLNIGTLDHSRLPAMLLAGQAAAEKGIPIIFDPVGVGATALRSAAAQEIIRCLPLSVIRGNRSEIKQLAGFASVIKGVDAQEDDDEEINDLPAIARDLAQRLDCVVCVTGRQDLVVDKHRLCLISNGHPFLSRITGTGCMASALIASCCAVCGDPFLGAITGLTVMGVAGETAQATLREGEGLGTFRLRLFDAISTLTPETFAAKARLTTTIKEAPSCRYAN is encoded by the coding sequence ATGAACTTAAAGCAGCAGCTGGCCGAGGCGCTCGAGCGCGTCCAGGCGCAAAACCCGTTGATCCACCAACTGACAAACTTCGTCACCGCCAACGACTGCGCCAATGTCACACTGGCGCTCGGCGCGTCGCCGGTAATGGCTGACGACCCGGGCGAAGCGGCGGAAATGAGCAGCGCCGCCGACGCACTGGTTCTAAATATCGGCACGCTCGATCACAGCCGTCTGCCCGCCATGCTCTTGGCCGGTCAGGCGGCGGCAGAGAAAGGCATTCCGATTATTTTTGATCCGGTCGGCGTCGGCGCGACCGCGCTGCGCAGCGCCGCGGCACAGGAGATCATTCGCTGCCTGCCGCTCAGCGTGATTCGCGGCAACCGTTCCGAAATCAAACAACTGGCCGGCTTTGCCTCTGTTATCAAAGGCGTCGACGCGCAGGAAGACGACGACGAAGAAATCAACGATCTTCCGGCAATCGCACGCGACTTGGCCCAGCGTCTCGACTGTGTTGTTTGCGTTACCGGCAGACAGGATCTCGTCGTCGACAAGCATCGCCTCTGTCTGATCAGCAACGGACATCCTTTTCTCTCTCGCATCACAGGTACCGGCTGCATGGCAAGCGCGCTGATCGCTTCCTGCTGCGCAGTCTGCGGCGATCCGTTCCTCGGTGCTATAACCGGCCTCACCGTCATGGGCGTGGCGGGCGAAACGGCGCAGGCTACACTGCGGGAAGGCGAGGGACTAGGCACGTTTCGCCTGCGTCTCTTCGACGCCATTTCCACTCTGACGCCCGAAACTTTCGCCGCAAAAGCGCGGCTCACAACAACCATAAAGGAGGCTCCCTCATGCCGCTACGCCAACTGA
- a CDS encoding Xaa-Pro peptidase family protein encodes MSIRTDRLRQFLAGIACDAVLVSKKENVRYYSGFSGSNAQLLITPDQAWLLTDFRYVEQATQQAPDFSILRYSGSPYPVMTETLASAYPGKKLTIAFEGDFVVHDTFEALKTALPESAWQSCSLESLRMQKDAEELRLIHQAMEISQQAFAQILPLIKPGARECDIALELEFAMRRRGAEGKAFDFIVASGARGALPHGVASEKELCEGELVTLDFGAVYKGYHSDMTRTLCLGTASEKQLEIYNLVLKAQEVGCAAIQPGITGKDVDAAARQVIISGGYGEQFGHGLGHGLGLMIHEEPRLSPVGDRILTIGTPVTVEPGIYLPGWGGVRIEDTVVVSADGCINLTAGTGKELLEIR; translated from the coding sequence ATGTCCATCCGCACCGACCGTTTGCGTCAATTTTTAGCCGGCATCGCCTGCGACGCTGTGCTTGTCAGCAAAAAAGAAAACGTCCGCTATTATTCGGGCTTTAGCGGCAGCAATGCCCAACTCCTGATCACACCGGATCAGGCCTGGCTGCTAACCGATTTTCGTTACGTCGAGCAGGCCACGCAGCAAGCGCCGGATTTTTCGATCCTGCGCTACAGCGGTTCGCCCTATCCGGTCATGACCGAAACGCTGGCGTCTGCCTATCCTGGCAAGAAGTTGACGATCGCCTTCGAAGGCGACTTTGTCGTTCACGATACTTTTGAAGCCTTGAAGACGGCATTGCCGGAATCTGCCTGGCAAAGCTGCAGCCTGGAGTCGCTGCGCATGCAAAAAGACGCCGAAGAGCTGCGCCTCATCCATCAGGCGATGGAAATTAGCCAGCAGGCTTTTGCGCAGATTCTGCCGCTGATTAAACCCGGTGCAAGAGAATGCGACATCGCTCTGGAACTCGAGTTTGCAATGCGTCGCCGCGGCGCAGAAGGCAAGGCGTTCGATTTCATCGTCGCCTCCGGAGCGCGCGGTGCGCTGCCGCACGGCGTGGCCAGCGAAAAGGAATTGTGTGAAGGCGAATTGGTGACGCTGGACTTCGGGGCAGTGTATAAAGGCTACCATTCCGATATGACGCGCACGCTTTGCCTTGGCACGGCAAGCGAAAAACAGCTCGAAATCTACAACCTCGTCCTCAAGGCGCAGGAAGTCGGCTGCGCCGCAATCCAACCCGGCATCACCGGCAAAGACGTCGATGCCGCGGCGCGGCAGGTCATCATCAGCGGCGGTTACGGCGAGCAATTCGGTCATGGCCTTGGGCACGGTCTTGGACTGATGATCCACGAAGAACCGCGCCTCAGTCCGGTCGGCGACCGGATACTGACGATCGGCACGCCGGTCACCGTAGAACCGGGCATCTATCTTCCCGGTTGGGGCGGCGTCCGGATCGAGGACACCGTGGTCGTCTCGGCGGACGGCTGCATTAACCTGACTGCCGGAACCGGCAAAGAGCTGCTGGAGATCCGCTGA
- a CDS encoding chemotaxis protein CheW, translating to MARIQLLVFEVGNREFAIDAESANGILRAKKFTIQKLPGNDQRIDGMINLRGKIIYLFNLCSKLDIPHREISPESKIVLVQVSEGSVGFIVDEVNDIVRFDTDEIEPAPFFVSAKDAQYISGVGKIDERLLVILKLDHLLSVEELESLPESV from the coding sequence TTGGCACGCATCCAATTGCTTGTTTTTGAAGTCGGCAACCGAGAATTTGCCATCGACGCAGAATCGGCGAACGGCATTCTTCGCGCAAAAAAATTCACCATTCAAAAACTGCCCGGCAACGATCAGCGCATCGACGGCATGATCAATTTACGCGGCAAGATCATTTATCTTTTTAATCTCTGCAGCAAGCTGGACATCCCGCACCGCGAGATCAGTCCGGAAAGTAAGATTGTTTTGGTCCAGGTGTCGGAAGGCAGCGTCGGCTTCATCGTCGACGAGGTCAACGACATCGTCCGCTTCGACACCGACGAGATCGAACCGGCGCCCTTTTTCGTTTCCGCCAAGGACGCCCAATACATCAGCGGCGTCGGCAAGATCGATGAACGTCTGCTGGTCATTCTCAAGTTGGATCATCTGCTTTCGGTCGAAGAACTGGAGTCGCTGCCCGAATCCGTATGA
- a CDS encoding PocR ligand-binding domain-containing protein, translating into MEKNLTQASINLDELKIEDVIDLDFLQQFQNTFAESLGITSIAVDIDGTPVTSPSNFTRFCMDFTRQSPVGCKRCMEGDRKGGEESARTGKPAIYECHAGLIDFASPIMLEGRQIGSMLGGQVLTEPPVEEKYRKIALEIGVDPDEYVAAVREIPIMPRKNIESAALLLYLVANTISKAGAYKYRLRHMAQMINDNLTNISATIEELAASATDVNTNQGLLNAEIKNVNIVSAQINDVIEFIKEIADETRLLGLNAAIEAARAGEAGAGFGVVAQEIRKLSGDSKETIGKIREFTNIITQSVNKTVSMGESTSIIINQQASAIDQVAHNIVELTEISEQLYKLTQQN; encoded by the coding sequence ATGGAAAAAAATCTTACCCAGGCAAGCATCAATCTCGACGAACTCAAAATCGAAGACGTGATCGACCTCGACTTTCTGCAGCAGTTTCAAAACACGTTCGCGGAAAGCCTTGGCATCACCAGCATCGCGGTCGATATCGACGGCACGCCGGTCACGTCGCCCAGCAACTTCACCCGCTTCTGTATGGATTTCACCCGTCAGTCGCCTGTCGGCTGCAAACGCTGCATGGAAGGCGACCGCAAAGGCGGCGAAGAGTCGGCGCGCACCGGAAAACCGGCGATTTACGAATGTCACGCCGGCTTGATCGACTTTGCCAGCCCGATCATGCTGGAGGGCCGCCAGATCGGCTCCATGCTGGGAGGTCAGGTGCTGACCGAACCGCCGGTCGAAGAAAAATACCGCAAGATCGCGCTGGAAATCGGCGTCGATCCCGATGAGTATGTCGCTGCGGTACGGGAAATCCCGATCATGCCGCGCAAAAACATCGAGTCGGCCGCCTTGCTTCTCTATCTGGTTGCCAATACCATCTCCAAGGCCGGCGCGTATAAATATCGCCTCCGCCATATGGCGCAAATGATCAATGACAATCTGACTAATATCTCCGCGACGATCGAAGAGCTGGCCGCCTCCGCAACCGACGTAAATACCAACCAAGGCCTCTTGAACGCGGAAATTAAAAACGTAAATATCGTCTCGGCGCAAATCAACGACGTGATCGAATTCATCAAAGAAATCGCCGACGAAACGCGCCTGCTCGGCCTTAATGCCGCCATCGAGGCCGCGCGCGCCGGTGAGGCCGGAGCCGGCTTCGGCGTCGTCGCGCAGGAGATTCGCAAACTGTCCGGCGATTCAAAGGAAACGATCGGCAAAATCCGCGAGTTTACCAACATCATCACGCAGTCGGTCAATAAAACCGTCAGCATGGGCGAATCCACCTCGATCATCATCAATCAACAAGCGTCGGCCATCGACCAGGTCGCACACAACATCGTCGAACTGACGGAAATATCCGAGCAACTCTATAAACTCACGCAACAAAATTAA